In one Canis lupus dingo isolate Sandy chromosome 16, ASM325472v2, whole genome shotgun sequence genomic region, the following are encoded:
- the LOC112650926 gene encoding adenylate cyclase type 1 isoform X2, whose protein sequence is MCGGLSALGLELQPQQDPGGPDARRPMPAVTCASVPHALLCGLVDTLPLAIFLRVSSLPKTILLLVLTASYILVLELSGYTRASGGNAVSGLSFEPIMAILLFSCTLALHARQVNIKLRLDYLWTAQRHGHLLLVKKTSF, encoded by the exons ATGTGTG gTGGGCTGtctgccctgggcctggaacTCCAGCCCCAACAGGACCCTGGTGGTCCTGACGCCCGGCGGCCTATGCCCGCTGTGACCTGCGCGTCTGTGCCCCACGCCCTGCTCTGCGGCCTGGTGGACACACTCCCACTGGCCATCTTCCTGCGAGTGTCCTCCCTGCCCAAAACGATCCTGCTCCTCGTGCTCACCGCGTCCTACATCCTGGTCCTGGAGCTCAGCGGCTACACCCGGGCCTCGGG gggCAACGCGGTGTCCGGGCTCAGCTTCGAGCCCATCATGGCCATCCTGCTGTTCTCGTGCACGCTGGCCTTGCACGCCCGGCAGGTGAACATCAAGCTGCGGCTGGACTACCTCTGGACGGCACAG
- the LOC112650926 gene encoding adenylate cyclase type 1 isoform X3 encodes MCGGLSALGLELQPQQDPGGPDARRPMPAVTCASVPHALLCGLVDTLPLAIFLRVSSLPKTILLLVLTASYILVLELSGYTRASGGNAVSGLSFEPIMAILLFSCTLALHARQVNIKLRLDYLWTAQRHGHLLLLESWC; translated from the exons ATGTGTG gTGGGCTGtctgccctgggcctggaacTCCAGCCCCAACAGGACCCTGGTGGTCCTGACGCCCGGCGGCCTATGCCCGCTGTGACCTGCGCGTCTGTGCCCCACGCCCTGCTCTGCGGCCTGGTGGACACACTCCCACTGGCCATCTTCCTGCGAGTGTCCTCCCTGCCCAAAACGATCCTGCTCCTCGTGCTCACCGCGTCCTACATCCTGGTCCTGGAGCTCAGCGGCTACACCCGGGCCTCGGG gggCAACGCGGTGTCCGGGCTCAGCTTCGAGCCCATCATGGCCATCCTGCTGTTCTCGTGCACGCTGGCCTTGCACGCCCGGCAGGTGAACATCAAGCTGCGGCTGGACTACCTCTGGACGGCACAG